In a single window of the Acyrthosiphon pisum isolate AL4f chromosome X, pea_aphid_22Mar2018_4r6ur, whole genome shotgun sequence genome:
- the LOC115033205 gene encoding uncharacterized protein LOC115033205, with the protein MYHGIPKDAYIRREWLKVFGIDRCYDWQRICSDHFLEENYKPGQKQLYSNAIPQPYDRNGFRSKEENIENAVVNNFKSSGQATESLTRNNEDMCNTNMRDRYLRPGLRCSIKNCSNRLSKDVSLFGYPKDLTLREKWMEKCGLKRDPAKIVISGTRVCSIHFELDCFKNSESKNRLKPDAVPSLFLDIALPMSIKEVPVLSTCENQFISPIENEAAEQSLSEKNNLKGNM; encoded by the exons ATGTATCATGG aATTCCTAAGGATGCATACATAAGAAGAGAATGGCTTAAAGTTTTTGGAATTGATCGTTGTTATGATTGGCAACGTATATGTAGTGATCATTTTTTAGAAGAAAACTATAAGCCAGGACAAAAGCAATTATATTCAAATGCTATTCCCCAACCTTATGATCGAAATGGTTTTCGttctaa AgaggaaaatattgaaaatgctgttgtaaataattttaaatcatcagGACAGGCAACTGAAAGTCTTACTAGAAACAATGAGGATATGTGTAATACAAATATGCGG gacCGTTATTTAAGGCCTGGATTACGATGTTCCATTAAAAATTGCTCGAACAGGCTTTCAAAGGATGTTAGTCTCTTCGGCTATCCTAAGGATTTGACGCTGAGAGAAAAGTGGATGGAAAAATGCGGATTAAAAAGAGATCCTGCTAAAATAGTAATAAGCGGTACAAGAGTTTGTAGTATTCATTTTGAACTTGATTGTTTTAAGAATAGTGAATCAAAGAACAGATTAAAACCAGACGCTGttccatcattatttttagatattg cTTTGCCTATGTCAATTAAAGAGGTGCCTGTATTGAGTACATgtgaaaatcaatttataaGCCCAATAGAAAATGAAGCTGCTGAACAGTCActgtcagaaaaaaataatttaaaaggtaaTATGTAG